The Pseudomonas sp. LFM046 DNA segment GCGAGGCCGAAGCCTTGTACAAGGTGCACGGCGCTGCCGATCAGGATCCAACCGACCCCTGGCGCTCCAAGCCCTACCCCTCACCAGCTTTGGAACATGACCCTGCCCTGAAAGATCTTGAGCAGAGCATGCGCAAGGCCGGCCTCCATCCCTTTGCCATGCCAGCGGCGGTGGACTACGGCCCCGACCGTGCCTGTGTGCGGTGCTCTACCTGCGACGGCTACCCATGCCTGGTAGACGCAAAAGGCGACGCTGAAATTTCAGCGTTGCGCCCTGCCCTTCAAGGCACCGACGTTCGTCTGCTGACTCGCACCAAGATTGAACGCCTGCATACCTCCGAGGATGGACTCCGAGTCACCGAGGCGGAAGGCGTCCGCGATGGGAAGCCAATCCGAATCCGAGCCCAGCGATTTGCCCTGGCCTGTGGTGCGGTGAATAGCGCTACCTTGCTGCTGAAATCCGCCAATGCGCAGCATCCCACGGGGCTCGGCAATAGCTCGGGGATGGTCGGTAGAAATTACATGGTGCACAACAGTACCTTCCTAGTGGCAGTGGACCCGCGCCGGGAAAACAAGGTGATGTTCCAGAAAACCCTGGCGCTGAATGACTGGTACCACGCCTCCAAGGACAGCGTGTTCCCGCTTGGGAACGTACAGATGCTCGGCAAGATCCGCGAGCCCATGATCTCCGGAATGCGCCCATGGGTGCCCAAAATAGTGTCGCGCTACCTCACCAATCACAGCGTCGACCTCTATCTCACTTCCGAGGATCTACCGACACCGGAAAACCGCGTGGAGTACGACGCGGAACAAAAGGCCATCAAGGTTTTCTGGAAGCCGAACAACCTTAAGGCCCACGAGCTTCTGGTGGAGAAAACCTCTGCGCTGATGCGTCACGCCGGCTACCCGCTGGTGCTCACGGAGCGCATGGGAATTGGCACCAACTCCCACCAATGCGGCACTGCAGTGATGGGCAATGACAGTAGTCGGAGCGTACTGGACAGGAACTGCAAGATGCACGACCTTGAGAATCTCTGGGTAGTGGACAGCTCTTCCTTCCCCTCTTCTGCTGCCGTCAACCCCGCGCTGACCATCGCCGCCAACGCACTACGCGTCGCAGCCACTTTCACCGCTTCCACTACCTGATCCAGTCTCGGCCGGATGAAGGGCGTTCTCGCGCCCGCTCCAGGCCAGATGAACTACGGAAATTGTTGAAACAACATGAACAAGAGAGACAACAGCCTAGTTACCCCCCGAATCCGCAAGGCTCGGATAGCAACCTTCGCCGGCTTCATGATGGTGGGGGCAATGATGTACATCTGGTCGACCGGCGTCAGTGCGTTCCGGGAGCAAATGGGACTGTCTGGCAGCCTGGGTGACGCAGACTTTGGCCTGATCGCGCTGGGTATTGGCATCGGGGCGGCCGCTGGCTCGCTCTTCGTAGGCCGATTCATCGACATCTTCGGGTCCAAGCGAGTGATTTATACGACCGCGGTGATCTATCCGCTGTCGATCATCCCGCTGGGTTTCGTGACCGGATTCTGGTTCGCACTGGTTTTCGGGGTGATTCTGGGCGTCTTCCGAGGCGCCATTGACACGGCTCTGAACACCCACGGTGTCCAGGTCGAGCGCTTTTACCGTCGCCCGATCATGTCAGCATTTCACGCTTTCTACTCGTTGGGTGGCTTCCTGCTCGGCATGGTGGGCAGTCTGTTTGCCACCCGCTTCACCGATAGCGCGGCAGTACCCTTCACTGTCCTGGGCGTAGCCATGCTCGTAATCGGCTGCCTGATTGGCCACTTCATGCTGAACAAGGACGACGTCCCCGAGCTAGCCGAACCTGCCGCACCACACGCCGTGCCCGTGGCGGCTCCCAGTTCCGGTAGCAACTGGCAGATCATTATGCTGATGATCGGTTTCGGTGTACTGCTCCTGGGCGGCATGCTGGGCGAGAGTTCGGTCGCAGACTGGGGTCAGGAATACGTTCGTCGCGAACTGGGGACCAGCATTTCCCTCGCGGGTATGGCCGTATCGGTATTCATCGGTGCCGAGTGCCTCGGCCGCCTGGTGGGCGATCGGATTGCAGAGCGTGTGGGCTCACCACAGATGGTGTTCGGCAGCGGCATTCTGGCTGTTTGTGGATTGCTGCTAACCATGATCGGCGGCACCGCGACAAGCGGCCTGATCGGCTTTGGACTGTTCGGACTGGGCCTGGCATGTATTGCCCCACTCATGCTATCCAGCGCCGGTCGCAAAGACCCGGCTAACGCAGGGCGCAACATCGGCATCGTCAACGGGATTGGCTATTCGGGGATGTTGCTCGGGCCAGCGGCCATCTCGACGGTCGTCAACTACTTCGGTATCGGCTACGTGCTCTACACACCGCTTGTGCTGCTGGTACCTCTTGCACTCTTCGGACCACTGCTGATGCGCTTCCACACTACCTCAACGACTGATAAGGAAGCTGTCGGATCCTTTGCACCGCATCAATCGGTCCGCTGAGGCAAGTTCAATCCAGTTTTTGAGTAGAAGTTCGCACCACCAGTTGAGTCTGGAACATCTTACGTTTCGGCGGTTCCGACTCGGCCGGTGGTGAGTTAAGCAGGTCAACCAAAAAACGCGCCGCATAGACCCCCTTTTCCACCAGAGGTTGCCGAATGGTTGTTAGTCCCGCGGCACCCGCCTCTGGAATATCGTCGAATCCGATGATGGAGATGTCTTCCGGAACTCGCATTTGCAGCGCCTGCGCTGCGCTCATGCTGGCCAGGGCCATAACATCCGAGCAGGCGACAATGGCTGTGAGTGGATATCTGTTCAGCAAGGTGGTCGCCGCGGCCTGTCCCACTGTCGAATCGAATCCGCCGGCCTCAACGATATGAAGGTCTTCGAATGCGAGGCCAGCCTCTGCCGCCTCTTCGATGTAGCCGGTAAGCCGCTCGCGGACGATCATCTCAGTCGACGACCGGAAGCGATTCAGATCCACCTCTCCCCGATGGTTATCAGGGTTGAGGCGGTCCACAACGATACCGATGCGGCGATGCCCCAAATCCAGCAAGTGGCGCATTTGCTGTCGCGCCGCCCCGCGGTCATCAATTCCCACGTAGTGGGCACCCTCGATCAGGGGAGAGTCGACCACAACAAACGGGATCTTCTGCTGAATCACCGCTCTCACCATTGGGTGATCATCCGGCATTGTCGGAATGATCAGGCCATCCACCAGACCACGCACTGCCAGGCTGGTGTGCCCAGTTTTGCCATCACCGCTACGGATGCGCTGGTTGTTGAGCGGAAACAGGGTCAGTGCCACGTTGGACAGTTCGCCAATCTCGCCAATGCCCCGCAGCAAGGCAATCATGGACGGGTCGGCGAAGGCATAGGACAGCTTGTCCATCACCATCAGCCCGATGGCGCCCACCTTACCCGAGCGCAGGCTGCGCCCCATGATGTTAGGCCCGGGATAACCAAGCTTCTCGGCGACGGCGAGGATGTGTTCGCGCTGCGCGGCAGAGAGCTTGTTGGGTTTGTTGTAGGCATAAGAAACCGCCGGCTGGGAAACGCCGGCGGCCAGTGCCACATCCTTCATCGAAACCATCGCCGCTCTCATCAGCCACTTCCGTGGCGTTCAGTGTCTATTCAACGAGATTACAGGCGGGATAGACCCAACCTATTTCGCGATTCTGCCCTGTCTGGCTGGATAACCTATCACGCTGCGAAGGGCACAGGATGCCTGATCGCGAGAAAGCGCCCCGCCCACCGCTACATCCCGGCGACCAAGAACCGCAGCCGGCGATCTTACCTCAGCCCAGCTGGGGCACCTCACGCCCCCAAACACCCCCACTCGCCGGTCACTCCGGTAATTATTGATCCCTAACGAAGGAACGAGACCTTGAGCCAACTACTCGAGAACGCCTATGCCGTCCTACTGCCCGCTTTCGCTACGCTGGAACTCGACCAAACCGTGATGGAGTTCTTGGAGAAGGGAGGTGCCTCGATCCTGCTCGGCGAAAGCCGTGGAGAATATCTCGCCCGCACGATGACGGACGAACGCCGAGCCCGCGAGACAGAAGCGGACTTCCACGACATCATCCAGCGAGCCCACCGGCATGCGCGGGGCAATCTACTGGTCGCTGTCGACCAGGAGCTTGGGGGCATCCAACGATTGCACGACCTGGTTACCCCCCTGCCCTCCGCTGCCGATGCCCGGCAATGGTCAGACGCAGACATCGTCGCGCGTTCGCGCGAAGTGGCCCGGGCGGCTCGAAAGCTGGGCATCAATCTCTTCCTGGCGCCCATAGTCGACGTAGTGACGGGAGCCAATCCGTGGCTTTCCGGCCGCCACTTGGGGACCCAGGCCAGCGAAGTAAGCCGGATCAGTTGCGCCTTCATCGAAGGTGTCCAGGCAACTGGCGTTGCGGCAGCAGCCAAGCACTTCCCCGGACATCCAGTGTGCGAACTGGACCCTGCTGAACACGAGGCGATCGTCGGCGGCTCGAACAGTGCGCTTCAGCTCAGCTTGGGAGTGTTCAGTGACGTGATCGAACACGGAGTGAAAGCCATCATGGCCGGTCCTGCCCTGGTACCCTCTGTTGATGCGGAGGAGCCGTCAAGTACGTCGCGCACCACCCTTGCCCTACTCCGTGAGCAGATGGGCTTCACCGGCCTGATCATTTCCGACGACCTCGACGCGCCTGGTATTCAGCGCGGTCGCAGCATTGAATCGGTTGCGGTTGCTTCAATATCGGCCGGCGCTGACCTGCTCCTTTTGTCCAGCGAGTCCGGCCTCGATGAAGTGGCAAGAGCCCTGGTGAGCGCAGTGGAGAATGGTACGCTCGCCGAAGGACGACTGGCCGAAGCGGCAGCACGGGTTCGCACACTTGCCAGCGAATTCGGTGACGCTTGTAGTCTTGAGTGAGCGTAAAGACAGAAAGGACTAGCCCCGCACCGCTGATTAAACAGCGGTGCGGGGCTATCAGGAGGTGGACTCAGACAGTGGGAAGCGGCTGACGCGGCATAGCCTGCGCCAGGGGTGCTGATACTCCATTGCGGATCATGTCGGCCGCCTTCTCACCAATCATTATGCAGACCGAGTTCGGATTTCCCGACACCAGGGTCGGCATGATTGAGGCATCCGCGACTCGCAGCCCCTCTATACCATGGACGCGCAGGTCCGGCCCGACAACCGAGTCGCCGTCCTGGCCCATCCGGCAAGTACCGGACGGGTGCAATGCGGCATGTGCCTCCTGGTGGCAGAACTTACGCATCTGGTCGCGGGTCCTGACCGTGCCCTCGGGAACATGGCGGCGCGCAATGAACGGTTTGAACGCCGTCTGCGACATGATCTCATCGCCGACCATGCATCCATCCACCAGGCTGTCCAGATCGTAGGGATCGGAGAAGTAGTTCGGCACTATTCTGGGAGGTTGCTTCGGATCAACTCCATGAAGCTCCACGAAACCACGCGAACGCGGGCGAATCTGCCCAAGGTTCAAGGTGCACCCGTTGCCACCCGGCACCGAGTCGACGCCCTCTTCGATACCGGCGCCGACCACCATGAAGTACTGGATGTCCGGCGTTGCCTGTGCCTTGTCGCCCCACCAGAAGGCGCCACCCTCAATCAGGTTGGAGGCCGCCGGCCCCTGGCGGAACAGTGCGTACTGCAAGCCGGCGACTGCCTTCCACCAGGGCTTCTTGTACTTGTCGTAGCTGTGGGGGCCAGTTAGCTCGTAAATCAGCGAGATCTCGATGTGGTCCTGCAGGTTCTGGCCGACACCTGGCAAGTCACTGACGACCGCGATTCCATGTTTCTGCAAATGTGCAGCCGGCCCGATCCCCGAAAGCATTAGCAGGCGCGGCGAGTTGATGGCACCTGCCGAAAGAATGATCTCCTTCTCGGCGAATATCTGGTGCCGCTGACCGTTCTCAATGTATTCGACACCCTTGGCTCGGTTCCCCTGCATCAGGATGCGTTCGACCCGGCACCCCGTCTTCACCGACAGATTTTTACGGCCTCGGGCCGGTGCCAAGTAAGCGGTGGCCGCACTGCTTCGAAAGCCATTCTTCGCGGTGATCTGATAGAGGCCGCAGCCCGCCGGGTCACCGCTGTTGAAGTCCGGATTGTAAGGAAGTCCATATTGCTGGCAGGCCTTCAGCCAGACCTTGGTTAGCGGGTGCACATAACGCGCATCGGAAACACCAAGCGGGCCGCCCGTTCCATGTACGTCGTTGCAGAAGCGTTCATTGTCTTCGGCCTTCTTGAAGTACGGC contains these protein-coding regions:
- a CDS encoding GMC family oxidoreductase; amino-acid sequence: MSDMLFSTHSAQQPQQEAPVSRRSLSLVEPDENGLVTCDVLVIGSGMGGSTFAHALRNQGLSVVVVERGDFLPREIQNWSAEAVFGEGRYRNAEQWLDAHNQPFSPGVFYYVGGNTKFYGAMLPRFREEDFGEIRHAEGISPAWPISYAEMEPYYCEAEALYKVHGAADQDPTDPWRSKPYPSPALEHDPALKDLEQSMRKAGLHPFAMPAAVDYGPDRACVRCSTCDGYPCLVDAKGDAEISALRPALQGTDVRLLTRTKIERLHTSEDGLRVTEAEGVRDGKPIRIRAQRFALACGAVNSATLLLKSANAQHPTGLGNSSGMVGRNYMVHNSTFLVAVDPRRENKVMFQKTLALNDWYHASKDSVFPLGNVQMLGKIREPMISGMRPWVPKIVSRYLTNHSVDLYLTSEDLPTPENRVEYDAEQKAIKVFWKPNNLKAHELLVEKTSALMRHAGYPLVLTERMGIGTNSHQCGTAVMGNDSSRSVLDRNCKMHDLENLWVVDSSSFPSSAAVNPALTIAANALRVAATFTASTT
- a CDS encoding MFS transporter produces the protein MNKRDNSLVTPRIRKARIATFAGFMMVGAMMYIWSTGVSAFREQMGLSGSLGDADFGLIALGIGIGAAAGSLFVGRFIDIFGSKRVIYTTAVIYPLSIIPLGFVTGFWFALVFGVILGVFRGAIDTALNTHGVQVERFYRRPIMSAFHAFYSLGGFLLGMVGSLFATRFTDSAAVPFTVLGVAMLVIGCLIGHFMLNKDDVPELAEPAAPHAVPVAAPSSGSNWQIIMLMIGFGVLLLGGMLGESSVADWGQEYVRRELGTSISLAGMAVSVFIGAECLGRLVGDRIAERVGSPQMVFGSGILAVCGLLLTMIGGTATSGLIGFGLFGLGLACIAPLMLSSAGRKDPANAGRNIGIVNGIGYSGMLLGPAAISTVVNYFGIGYVLYTPLVLLVPLALFGPLLMRFHTTSTTDKEAVGSFAPHQSVR
- a CDS encoding LacI family DNA-binding transcriptional regulator, producing the protein MVSMKDVALAAGVSQPAVSYAYNKPNKLSAAQREHILAVAEKLGYPGPNIMGRSLRSGKVGAIGLMVMDKLSYAFADPSMIALLRGIGEIGELSNVALTLFPLNNQRIRSGDGKTGHTSLAVRGLVDGLIIPTMPDDHPMVRAVIQQKIPFVVVDSPLIEGAHYVGIDDRGAARQQMRHLLDLGHRRIGIVVDRLNPDNHRGEVDLNRFRSSTEMIVRERLTGYIEEAAEAGLAFEDLHIVEAGGFDSTVGQAAATTLLNRYPLTAIVACSDVMALASMSAAQALQMRVPEDISIIGFDDIPEAGAAGLTTIRQPLVEKGVYAARFLVDLLNSPPAESEPPKRKMFQTQLVVRTSTQKLD
- a CDS encoding glycoside hydrolase family 3 N-terminal domain-containing protein, translating into MSQLLENAYAVLLPAFATLELDQTVMEFLEKGGASILLGESRGEYLARTMTDERRARETEADFHDIIQRAHRHARGNLLVAVDQELGGIQRLHDLVTPLPSAADARQWSDADIVARSREVARAARKLGINLFLAPIVDVVTGANPWLSGRHLGTQASEVSRISCAFIEGVQATGVAAAAKHFPGHPVCELDPAEHEAIVGGSNSALQLSLGVFSDVIEHGVKAIMAGPALVPSVDAEEPSSTSRTTLALLREQMGFTGLIISDDLDAPGIQRGRSIESVAVASISAGADLLLLSSESGLDEVARALVSAVENGTLAEGRLAEAAARVRTLASEFGDACSLE
- a CDS encoding GMC family oxidoreductase N-terminal domain-containing protein, whose amino-acid sequence is MVDYIVIGGGSTGCTIASRLSEDPSASVVLFEEGPRDRNPYIHIPGAYYKTAQGPLLKRYAWEPTMEQDRSDSPTMVQASVLGGGSSVNAMIYIRGVPQDYDGWAELGASGWSYRDVLPYFKKAEDNERFCNDVHGTGGPLGVSDARYVHPLTKVWLKACQQYGLPYNPDFNSGDPAGCGLYQITAKNGFRSSAATAYLAPARGRKNLSVKTGCRVERILMQGNRAKGVEYIENGQRHQIFAEKEIILSAGAINSPRLLMLSGIGPAAHLQKHGIAVVSDLPGVGQNLQDHIEISLIYELTGPHSYDKYKKPWWKAVAGLQYALFRQGPAASNLIEGGAFWWGDKAQATPDIQYFMVVGAGIEEGVDSVPGGNGCTLNLGQIRPRSRGFVELHGVDPKQPPRIVPNYFSDPYDLDSLVDGCMVGDEIMSQTAFKPFIARRHVPEGTVRTRDQMRKFCHQEAHAALHPSGTCRMGQDGDSVVGPDLRVHGIEGLRVADASIMPTLVSGNPNSVCIMIGEKAADMIRNGVSAPLAQAMPRQPLPTV